The genomic DNA CATTAGTTAAGCCCTATACTTGGGAGTGGCTTCCCTCTAAGTGAAAAAGGTCAGCCTTATTATTATTCGAACCATATGCAACTATTCCGCAAGGCCATTAATTTATAAAATCAATGAGTTAGCAGGCTAGAATAAATACTGTCTAAGAATTATAGTAGCAGTCTAATCGACTATATAAAACAAAATAATTCAGATTAACCGATGCTTTTATCATCACTTAGTTAGTGTGTTATCGCTGCGATAAGTTCCCAACCAGTACCATAAACCAATAAAAAAAACCTACGCTTACTCTTTAAAATACACCCAATATGTTCGCTTCATGCCATCCCTTGCGCCATCAAAGAGACAAACAAGCTGTGAGCACCACCTCCTTTCTGAGTAGCGAAAACATGCTACCATTGCCAATTAAAATACATCGTTCATTACAAAAGGAAGTTGAATGAAGTTCACCTTTTTCTCAGTATTTACATTGCTAACAGTTTGCGCATCTGTTGGTGCTGAAGAAGTCTACAACCCTATTTTCACTGACAATGAATATGCTGATATCGTTATTATCGATGACGACTTTGATGCGTTTTCTGAAGTTAGTATGATCGAAGATGACTACCCAGAAACTATTTTTATTAAAGATGACGGCATACTTATCGATTGCAGCGTTATAGAGGATGAGTGCATTGTGTATGAGTGAGCATGTCAACAAAGCCATGCTAAATGAAGATTTTTGAAAATAAATAATGGTGTATTAATAAGAGTGCCGAGACCTGCTATGAAGGTGAGCTACAACAAGTATTATCGCCACTGTTTTTCCAAAACAAAAAACCCGCTAGATAGCGGGTTTTTATCTACTGTTTACTGCCTAATTATCCTTTCACGCCACCAGCTGTTAAGCCACCAACAAGGAACTTCTGAGCCATCAAGAACACAAGGGTAATTGGGAGCGCAGAAAGTACTGCTGCTGCTGCAAAGTCACCCCACAGGTAGTTCTGAGGGTACAAATATTGCTGCATACCAACGGCAAGAGTGTAAGAACCCACATCACGTAGTAGCAGTGATGCAACCGGTACTTCTGTTACCGCTGCGATGAACGACAGAATGAATACAACAGCAAGAATTGGCACAGACAATGGTAATAGAACCATGCGGAATGCTTGCCACGGTGTTGCGCCATCCAAAGCGGCCGCTTCTTCTAATGAGCTATCGATAGACTCGAAGTACCCTTTGATTGTCCATACGTGTAGCGCTATACCGCCCATGTAAGCAAATACAACACCACCATGTGTATTCATACCAAGGAACGGAACGTAAGCACCTAAACGGTCAAACAATGCGTACAGTGCGACAAGCGCCAGTACTGCTGGGAACATTTGGAAAATAAGCATTGCACGAAGAATCAATGTTTTTCCTACAAACTTCATACGCGCGAAAGCATAAGCACAGGTTGTTGACAGTGTTACGATACCAATCGCTGTTAGGCCAGCGACTTTTACCGAGTTCCACAGCCAAGTCAGTACAGGGAACGGTGGTGGTGTCACAGTGCCATCTGCATGCTCAACTGTAATACCTAATGCCAATTTCCAGTGTTCTAACGATGGGTTACTTGGAATTAACTCACCTGAAGCATAGTTACCTTCACGGAATGAAATCGCGATAACCATTAGCAGCGGAAACATCATAATGCCAAGGAAGATCCACATGCCAATGTGCGTTGCCCACAATCTGTATTTCAATGATTTCGGTTGAACCATAGCCATATTCTGTATCCCTTACTCAGATTCAAGCTTAGTGAATTTCATGTTCAGTAACGACAGACCACCAACCAATAAGAAGATGATTGTAGCGATTGCACCTGCTAAACCAAAGTCTTGACCACCAGCGCCTTCAAACGCAATACGGTAGGTGTAACTTACTAGCAAGTCGGTATGACCAGCAGGCACACTGGTACCAATCATATCTGGCGCACCGTTGGTCAATAACTGAATCAATACGAAGTTGTTAAAGTTAAACGCGAAGCTAGCAATCAACAGCGGGATCATCGGTTTAACAAGCAATGGCATTGTAATATTAAAGAAATTATCAATCGGACCTGCACCATCCATTGCGGATGCTTCATACAAATCTTCTGGAATTGCCTTTAGTAGACCCATAGCTAGGATCATCATGTACGGATAACCCAACCAAGTGTTCACAATGATAATCATGGTTTTCGCTAAGAACGGGTCGGTAAACCATGCTGGGCTTAATCCAAATAGCCCTTCTAATACTTGGTTTATTTCACCAAAACTTTGGTTAAACAAACCTTTGAATATCAATATTGAAATAAAGGCTGGTACAGCATAAGGCAAAATCAGTAATACACGATAAACACCACGGCCTTTTAATGCTTCCCAAGAAACAATTTGAGCAAGCACTACACCCACAGCAAGTGTCAGTATCACTGTCAACGCCGAGAATAAAATTGTCCAAATAAAGATTTTAAAGAATGGGCCTTGGATACCTGGGTCGGTGAATATACGGGTAAAGTTATCCATACCAATATTAACAATGAAACCCGGTGATAGCGCTTCACCAACGAACTCACCATTTGCATCAATTTGTTGATAATGACCAATATCCCAATTAGGTTTTAATGTGATGTTCTCACGTTGGTTAACCAGTGTTTCGCCATCATCTTGTAACA from Photobacterium sanguinicancri includes the following:
- the malG gene encoding maltose ABC transporter permease MalG, with the protein product MAMVQPKSLKYRLWATHIGMWIFLGIMMFPLLMVIAISFREGNYASGELIPSNPSLEHWKLALGITVEHADGTVTPPPFPVLTWLWNSVKVAGLTAIGIVTLSTTCAYAFARMKFVGKTLILRAMLIFQMFPAVLALVALYALFDRLGAYVPFLGMNTHGGVVFAYMGGIALHVWTIKGYFESIDSSLEEAAALDGATPWQAFRMVLLPLSVPILAVVFILSFIAAVTEVPVASLLLRDVGSYTLAVGMQQYLYPQNYLWGDFAAAAVLSALPITLVFLMAQKFLVGGLTAGGVKG
- the malF gene encoding maltose ABC transporter permease MalF, which produces MQSHQTADMAIDASDMENSKKTSLDHKKWLKWASLGLVSLINGYATILMYARSEYAFALLTLFVTALGVYVFARKETYAHRYIFPGVAGMILFIIFPLLYTIGLAFTNYSGTNQLNFDRAQSVLLQQSFQSGDSYKFTMYEQDGKYSIAVEDDGQWYVTGDIDLAQLPTDDVLLAPSEVPEGKKAPLKTVISNRAALSEITLATAEGSELKMSGLRTFAEITPLYLLQDDGETLVNQRENITLKPNWDIGHYQQIDANGEFVGEALSPGFIVNIGMDNFTRIFTDPGIQGPFFKIFIWTILFSALTVILTLAVGVVLAQIVSWEALKGRGVYRVLLILPYAVPAFISILIFKGLFNQSFGEINQVLEGLFGLSPAWFTDPFLAKTMIIIVNTWLGYPYMMILAMGLLKAIPEDLYEASAMDGAGPIDNFFNITMPLLVKPMIPLLIASFAFNFNNFVLIQLLTNGAPDMIGTSVPAGHTDLLVSYTYRIAFEGAGGQDFGLAGAIATIIFLLVGGLSLLNMKFTKLESE